A DNA window from bacterium contains the following coding sequences:
- a CDS encoding tetratricopeptide repeat protein: MALLCTMVLVAHPLQVEPVAFATQRNALLALLFSLAALLAYTDALGSDGSGAVRRRLYVLSLVFTVAALFSKATALSLVLVIGLVDLYLRRGDTLRSTLLRITPHAVATLLAAGLHVAVAQRRGVLQGAASPVDFLKRLLQAVFIPEFYVWKALWPVGLCIEYDFDPVRAHSWLLVGMSALVGAVLVVVVLRGWRARTFAWFAALACGAALVPVLNLMPTHPLVADRYVQIPLVFFVPLLLAPLLSRLPTRAAVGLTVVLVVTLGALSFRQVPTWKSSESLFSHAIEVNPRATQSLGNLGMLLWDARRRDEANAVFERLAEVDPEDFQHDLVRGWQALDRGDLNLAERWLESAAGKSGTMKHLVYLKLGELHEKRRDLTAAVAAYERALAMARVTPAAGAHVEYLEAALRRLATRRRGSVRQR; this comes from the coding sequence GTGGCGCTCCTCTGTACGATGGTGCTGGTCGCCCATCCCCTCCAGGTCGAGCCGGTCGCCTTCGCGACCCAGCGCAATGCGCTCCTCGCGCTCCTGTTTTCACTTGCTGCTCTTCTTGCCTACACGGATGCGCTGGGGAGCGATGGTTCGGGCGCTGTCCGGCGCAGGCTCTATGTGCTCTCGCTCGTCTTCACTGTGGCAGCCTTGTTCTCGAAAGCGACAGCGCTGAGCCTCGTGTTGGTGATAGGTCTGGTCGATCTCTACCTGCGTCGAGGCGATACGTTGCGCAGCACACTCCTGCGCATCACGCCCCACGCGGTCGCGACCCTGCTGGCGGCGGGGCTGCACGTCGCGGTGGCGCAAAGGCGCGGCGTGTTGCAGGGTGCCGCCTCGCCAGTGGACTTCCTCAAGCGTCTGCTGCAGGCCGTATTCATCCCCGAGTTCTACGTGTGGAAGGCGCTCTGGCCCGTCGGGCTGTGCATCGAATATGATTTCGACCCGGTGCGGGCTCACTCGTGGCTGCTGGTCGGGATGTCGGCCCTCGTAGGGGCAGTGCTCGTGGTCGTGGTTCTACGTGGCTGGCGCGCGCGGACCTTCGCCTGGTTCGCAGCGCTCGCATGCGGGGCTGCGCTCGTGCCGGTGCTGAACCTCATGCCCACGCACCCGTTGGTTGCCGACCGCTACGTGCAGATTCCGCTCGTCTTCTTTGTGCCGTTGCTCCTGGCGCCGCTGCTTTCGCGGTTACCGACGCGAGCGGCGGTGGGCCTGACGGTGGTCCTGGTGGTGACGCTTGGCGCCCTCAGCTTCAGGCAGGTGCCGACGTGGAAGAGCTCAGAGAGCCTTTTTTCCCACGCGATCGAGGTGAACCCGCGCGCCACTCAGTCGCTCGGAAACCTCGGCATGTTGCTCTGGGATGCGCGGCGGCGCGACGAGGCGAATGCCGTCTTCGAGCGGCTCGCCGAGGTCGACCCCGAGGACTTTCAGCATGATCTCGTGCGCGGCTGGCAGGCGCTCGACCGCGGCGACCTCAATCTGGCCGAACGCTGGCTCGAGTCGGCGGCGGGTAAGAGCGGCACGATGAAACACCTGGTGTACCTGAAACTCGGCGAGTTGCACGAGAAGCGCCGGGACCTCACCGCCGCGGTCGCTGCCTACGAACGTGCTCTGGCGATGGCACGAGTCACACCCGCAGCGGGCGCGCACGTCGAATACCTCGAGGCCGCGCTGCGACGCCTCGCGACGCGGCGGCGCGGATCCGTCCGGCAGAGGTGA